One genomic region from Longimicrobiaceae bacterium encodes:
- a CDS encoding SMP-30/gluconolactonase/LRE family protein, translated as MTDRNTSPGTVPLRNALSARARLAEGPSWDAEAGVLWWVDIHNHRVHRLDPGSSEDTVYEVGEPVGCAHPTADGRVVLGLRRDVSLLDPGTGELERLATVLPERPGLRINDGKCDARGRLWVGSLSKEEGGAALFRVDPDGSVREVVGGLTMSNGLGWSPDGGVFYLTDSGAKTIYAYDFDPDAGALSRRRVFADLSGGDPTPDGLTVDAEGCVWSAQFDGGCLVRFAPDGGELLRVRLPVPRPTSCAFGGSGGDDLYVTTASVGMSEDEVEDAVESGDLFVLRPGVSGPPSSRFGGQG; from the coding sequence CCGGCACCGTCCCCCTCCGCAACGCCCTCTCCGCCCGCGCCCGCCTCGCCGAGGGGCCGTCGTGGGACGCGGAGGCCGGCGTCCTCTGGTGGGTGGACATCCACAACCACCGCGTCCACCGCCTGGACCCCGGGAGCAGCGAGGACACCGTCTACGAGGTGGGGGAGCCGGTGGGGTGCGCCCACCCCACCGCGGACGGCCGGGTGGTGCTGGGGCTCCGGCGCGACGTGTCTCTGCTGGACCCGGGCACCGGCGAGCTGGAGCGCCTGGCGACGGTGCTCCCGGAGCGCCCCGGCCTCCGCATCAACGACGGGAAGTGCGACGCGCGCGGCCGGCTCTGGGTGGGGTCGCTGTCGAAGGAGGAGGGCGGCGCCGCGCTCTTCCGGGTGGACCCGGACGGGAGCGTGCGCGAGGTGGTGGGGGGACTCACCATGTCGAACGGGCTGGGGTGGAGCCCGGACGGGGGCGTCTTCTACCTCACCGACTCCGGCGCGAAGACCATCTACGCCTACGACTTCGACCCGGACGCGGGGGCGCTGTCCCGGCGGCGCGTCTTCGCGGACCTTTCCGGCGGCGACCCCACCCCCGACGGGCTCACGGTGGACGCGGAGGGGTGCGTCTGGTCCGCGCAGTTCGACGGCGGCTGCCTGGTCCGCTTCGCCCCGGACGGCGGCGAGCTGCTGCGGGTGCGCCTCCCGGTGCCGCGCCCCACGAGCTGCGCCTTCGGCGGGAGCGGCGGCGACGACCTGTACGTCACCACCGCCTCCGTGGGGATGAGCGAGGACGAGGTCGAGGATGCGGTGGAATCCGGGGACCTGTTCGTGCTCCGGCCCGGCGTGTCCGGCCCGCCTTCCAGCCGCTTCGGCGGCCAGGGCTGA
- a CDS encoding cyanophycinase, whose product MTRKSDETAAERRRRGSNGRLLVIGGAEDPDESHMCILPHLVEMAGGKKARIVVCSSPSECPEEKVRTYGKLFEKIGVAEVYGASIADRHQADDPEHLEAVERATAVFFTGGDQLRLTALIAGTQFSERVRERLYGDGMVVAGTSAGAAAMSSVMLIGGEPEGTVRRDDVELAPGLGFWRDTVVDTHFNQRGRVSRLLTIFAHNPQVLGIGIDENTALDLVPGERFTVIGGGVVMVFNGRVTHTNAPQAGGAEMLALTDSIVHVLPDGYGFDLKSKRPLLPGGEEIPQ is encoded by the coding sequence ATGACGAGAAAGAGCGACGAGACGGCGGCGGAGCGGCGGCGCAGGGGCAGCAACGGGCGCCTGCTGGTGATCGGGGGGGCGGAGGACCCGGACGAGAGCCACATGTGCATCCTCCCGCACCTGGTGGAGATGGCGGGTGGGAAGAAGGCGCGCATCGTGGTCTGCTCCTCCCCCTCCGAGTGCCCGGAGGAAAAGGTGCGCACCTACGGCAAGCTGTTCGAGAAGATCGGGGTGGCGGAGGTGTACGGGGCGTCCATCGCCGACCGCCACCAGGCCGACGACCCGGAGCACCTGGAAGCCGTGGAGCGCGCCACCGCGGTGTTCTTCACCGGCGGCGACCAGCTCCGCCTCACCGCGCTCATCGCGGGGACGCAGTTCAGCGAGCGGGTCCGGGAGCGGCTCTACGGCGACGGGATGGTGGTGGCCGGGACCAGCGCGGGCGCGGCGGCCATGAGCAGCGTCATGCTCATCGGCGGGGAGCCGGAGGGGACGGTGCGGCGGGACGACGTGGAGCTCGCCCCGGGGCTGGGCTTCTGGCGTGACACCGTGGTGGACACGCACTTCAACCAGCGCGGGCGGGTGAGCCGGCTGCTGACCATCTTCGCGCACAACCCGCAGGTGCTGGGAATCGGGATCGACGAGAACACGGCGCTCGACCTGGTCCCCGGCGAACGCTTCACGGTGATCGGCGGCGGCGTGGTGATGGTTTTCAACGGCCGGGTGACCCACACCAACGCGCCACAGGCCGGGGGTGCGGAGATGCTCGCCCTCACCGACTCCATCGTCCACGTCCTCCCGGACGGCTACGGGTTCGACCTGAAGAGCAAGCGCCCCCTGCTCCCGGGCGGCGAAGAGATCCCCCAGTAG